Genomic window (Sparus aurata chromosome 19, fSpaAur1.1, whole genome shotgun sequence):
GGGTGCTCGCTGTTAGAAAGTTTTTGGGTTTCTGTGGCACACAAGAACAAAAAGAGCTGAAGCACCGTTCGTGCAGCTCCTGATTACCTAAAATGTCTCCCCCCTTGAAAACACCCTCTCGAGACTACTAATGAGGAGGGGGCTGATGTTATTTGATGGTTTTATGTGGAGTAAATACTTAAAATGAGGAACGGCTTATTGGGAAGATATTTAATATCTCGGTTGTATTTCTTGTGTctcaggaggagatgaagagcgTGATAGCGTCGTAACTCTTCCTGCTTTATCTTCCACAAGCTCTCCTCCGTCCATCGCCTCTTCTCCtcgtctgccttttttttttttttgctagacATCGCTGCCTTCCTGTCTTTTCATGATCACTTCCCCTCAATGTCCCCTCGCCCCTCGGcggcctccccccccccccccccccccccccccccccctcgtctgGTCCTCGTCCCTCGGCTCCCTGTCTGTCCCCTCTTCCTTCAGAACTCAGATCAAATAGGAGCAGGATGACAGATAACGCCTCACTAATCCTCATGAACAGAAGAGCCGCGGCAGCTCTCCCAATCTggtcattttctctttctccagcaccaccaccccctGTGCTGTAAATTaagaaaaagggggggggggagtgctGTGTACACAGACCGGGAGAGTGGGAGCTTCATATAGCTGCAGCAGCACTTGGAAGACTTGGGCACGCATTGCATGCACGTGCACGCCCCTTCCCcccttcccccctccctcccagaTGTGAGGCTGTGTGGCCCTTCCTGCTGAGGGCTACAGTATTTGTTTACCATTCCCTGTGAGTAGATTTTTCCTCTACATCCCGCGCtgccaaacacaaaaaataactcCCGTCTCCATGGGATACGGCCACAAAAACAGCGCGAGGGGAGGCAGTCATCTGACAGAACAGCTGCTTTCAATTGCAAGTGGCTCCGCTGCTCTCCCTTCagcgcaagtgtgtgtgtgtgtgtgagaaagagagagagtgtcagCGCTCGCCTGCGTCAGCACTGCTCCCCACCTGCCTTTAGTTACTGCTCCGTTGGGTTCAGCACTAAGGCTAAGCTAGCACACATGAGctgttttcagtttctctcttAGCTGCAGCGAGGCGACATCGCGGCTCTGTTCGGcgtgaagcaaaaaaaaaataaaaaggctttGATTTGACACGCTGATACAGGCAACAGCAGTGTCTGTCAGATGTGATCTGTTGaaatgttaaaggggcactgtgtagtttcaGGGAAGACGAGAGAGATCGTCATTGACTGATTGTTTTTGTatgcctgaacaaactgaataaacaaactctcttcattcTCATGactcaataaacaaacttacctgaaatgaaaacacaagttcatactgttttactttgtttatatgtggcggaccctgccacctttctagcttcaaacagtgttctggagaccttattttcctctgagaacagcttgtttagtCAGTTATGGGAAAAGTTtatgttgtaaatattcaaattctgagtttgaattccttctccagaactacatggtgcccctttaaagtgCCATCATCTTTATTAGGCTCTAATATGTGTTTCTGACCAGAACCGTGCACTTCAGTCAGTGGTCAGTTGTGGTAGTTGTTGAGGCTTCACCGACTTCCTAACTGACGGCTCTGCCTCACTGCTCTCTCCTCAGGTCGCCACGGGAAAGGAGGGACTTTCCCTCGCCAGTTCCAGTTGCCCAATCGCAGCAAGGATTACGGAGACCGTAAGAAAAACCGGCTTTTCTAAAGCACTAACAACACCCACTGTTATTGCATGGATTAAATGTTTGCTATGTGCCCGAGACAaaagacacattcacacaccgACACCAGACATGGTCTCCTCTTCACGTTTCTGCCTCATTTCCAGACAAATAGATTTATTTCTAAATATTGTCGACGGCCTTCTGCATTTTTTCGCTCTCTGGTTGGATTTGGTACATGAAGTGCTGGCTTGCTCTTCCAGGCAGCTGCTAGTAATTGCTTACTCAGAGGCTAACCTTGGCTAGCAATGATTTACGTTTCCCTGCGGTGAACCCGAACTTGTATAAAAACACAGCgccctgcttcctgtctgagGGGAAGCGGGACGGAGTGGCGAGAGGCACTCTGCTCCGGCTGGCCCTAAAGTCTTGGCCGAGGGCTCGCTTTTTGCACAACACCTGTAAAGTAACTGTGTGAAAAATCATTCGCAGCATAAACAAACGATCTAGCGTCTTTTAATGTGCcctatttatgttttgtttttttcaaaatgtgtgttttcaggtcgCAGGACACTTCCGCGCAGCTTCATGCCGCAGGAGAACCTGTTTCAGCTGGTTCCCTCCAGTCGCACGCGCAGTTATAATGGAGACAGCACGCTGCAGTACAGCGACCTGCGCTCGCTGGGCCGCACCGCTGACAAGAGCTGCCAGCGCGGTACAGCCAAGTGTAAGTAGAGTCCTTAAATCTTGAAACTTCTCAAAATGACGGGACTGAGAAGTGCCAAAGGAGTGCTTCACCCCAAACATATAAACAGTCTTAACTAAACAGAATTCTTGGCTTTTGTTGTTGATTGGTGTTGTATCGGTCTGTTTCCTGTGGATAATGAGACAAATAAAGCCTCACTGATAACCcagaaattaatgaattaaagttcagatttgtttttcttctgtttgtcgAGAGGTCTGGTTTTCAAATCTCAGTACTTTGAACCGTAGAACACACAGACGTATGCACAAAAGTATTCACTGCGTATATCTGTTTTTGACATGAATCATGACTTTTTGCTTAAACTTTCATtagataataaaaatgttaGTATTATATTAAGTTCTTGGACAGACGCTTTGTTTTTAGATTCAACTGTGGGATCACTTTGAAAATAAAGCAGCATGCAGAGAAGTcgggcacaaaaaaaatcagccaatgaagatctttgtcttctgattagaatttcttccccaaaactacgtagtgcacctttttaattttcaaaaaaacacattatttttctcctaCCATCTGTTACTGCTGGACCTCTATTCATTACAAACATACGGAAGCCATGACAGAttgtttaaaggcacagttccTGAACGCGGGCTGCATGCATTTCCTCGTAGATTGATCGTTGTGATACTTTacagtatttatatagcacGTAGACCgacctgctttataatcaaAAGACGTAAAAATCTCACTTTCTATAATATAGGACCTTTAATTGACACCCAGCTAGTGTCAATAGGTATCCTTGGTgcatcacaaaataaaaatgacacatAGAAAGCAATGGAAGGAATATGTTAACAGTGTTTCTCAATTTTTCAAGCAGAAACAGTCAAATACTGAGAAATAACAAGaattttaaatgtcttctgcaATTAGGATATGAGGATATTTTCTAGTAAACGCTCTACGGCTGTCAAACATGTTTGAATCCTGGTAAGAGGCAATAGAACGAATGTACAGTGATACTGTAATTCCCCTCCATCATCCATGTCAGAGGCTCACATCTGTCCTCATTCAGTTGACGGTACACGTTGCCCAGAAATCGTCTTTGTCATGAGGCGAAATCTCAGCTCAGCAGTCTGTGGTCGACATGTCAGCCTCTGGTGTCCTCCTCCCCCACACACGACCACGCTGTCTAACCCGGCCACAAAGAAGCTTGTTAATACCAAAAACAAAGTCTCGGAGTCTGAGTCTGTGAAGATGAGAGTTGTTGAGATGCTCTCACTAGGTTTTCGACGACTTTCTGTCGACGGCTGAACGTGGTTTGACTCAGATATCAGCGGGTTTCCCCCGTCTGAGGGTCTGCGGTGggagccatttaaaaaaaaaaaccctgcggTGGGTTTTGACGTCTGGTCTCAGTGAAGTTAGTCTGTGAGTTGCAGTCGAGTTTTGCGGTGGATTTGGATGCATGCTTCAGTGTTAGTGTTAGTGCTCGTGCGCCAATCAGTATATCACAGTGGATGTGTCTGCCTCTGGGGGCTTAGTAACAGAATGAATTACTGGCGGGTTTTCATCATCTggtgttgtgtttctgcagcgcCGCGGGCGCCAGTCAACTGGCGACAGGGAAAGCTCCTGGGGCGCGGGGCGTTTGGGGAGGTCTACCTCTGTTATGACGCCGACACAGGCCGCGAGCTGGCCGCCAAGCAGGTGCCCTTTGACCCAGACTGTCAGGAAACCAGcaaggtgagagagaaacaaaataaGTCACTGGCAGCATGTATTTTAGGATTTTAGGATTCAAGATTACAGGCGCTTTGTATTTGAAcgtgctttttctttttttttttctataggAGGTGAACGCTTTGGAGTGTGAGATTCAGCTGCTGAAGAATCTGCGTCACGAAAGGATTGTTCAGTACTACGGTTGCCTGCGGGACCTCGAACAGAAGAAACTCACCATTTTTGTCGAGTTCATGCCCGGGGTGCGTATTCTGCAGGGAATTTTAACTTCAGGACACACAGgacttttcaaaaaaaaaaacatgcagactaaaactaaatatttttttaatgtgtcgTGGTGTTCAGGATGTTTCTTGGCGACAGTGATCCTGGAGACACATAGCATTGTTGAGTCGCACtcccaggtcgtcaaataccGACGCTCTGGGTTGGCGAGCCACCAAGCCAACTTGTCGACAAACAGCCGCTGACAAATCCTGCCAAATGTGCCTTTAATAAGTCACAAGTAGCACATCAGAGACGCCACAACCCCTAAAAGTCTGACTGAGACACAATAATGAATGTCTGAATGTCATATTCTGAGTCGTTTTGGCTGTAGCGATAGGTACGCAGACGTTTTAACATCAAATCAAACCCATACCGGCCACATCTGCTGGAAACCAATTTTGAAATGTCACCAGCTGTCAACAAAACATGTCCTCAGTGGTTGATGTCAGCAGAACTGCTCAGTTTATGAGATCATTTTCTCACTAAATGAGCGTCTTAATGAGCCGCTGTCGCCTGTGGACCCTGTCCCCGcgcctgtttttaatatttcctgggccttttttttttttttccctgagtAGCATTGAGCGTCTTAGTCACATATTGTCTGGAACTTGGAAATGTTTATATTTCGCTGGAGTTCCTTGGCAGAGGCGAGGGAGGAGGTGACAAGAAgccaagtttgtgtgtgtgtgactgctcGGCACCGCTGCGGCTGACCGATAACACTTAAAGTCGCCCACGGTGATGAGGGCGGGGAGGAGGCAAGTGTCCCTCTGAGAGCCGGAGAGCTGTTGAGGTGTCTCGTTGACAGCTCGAAGCGAAGAGGGAGAGTTTGTTTTAACTGGTCGAGCCCGAAACTGCGTCACAGGTGTTTCTGGATCAGGTCTATACTCCTGTGGTTTTTCCTCTTGAGGaactgaaaacaggaaatgaaaggaaatgcAGGACATTGAAGGCGTTTGGACACAAAGTCCAGCACGTTTCTTTTAACACATGCATGTATAATGAtactgtgaaaataaataattttttcaGCTGGAAATGTTGCAAGAATGCAGCCACATTTTcctgctttcttttccttttaccTTAATTTCTTTCATTCAATGATTTATTCACAAGTCCTTGTTATATCAGACACTGAACCATTTTATATATACTCCACACATCCTTCCAAAGCAGATCtactttaattttatttcaggAGACAACCCATGAGGTTTAGAAATGAAGTCAAACCAAAATGCCAAAGCAATGCTAAGtgccaaaaactgcagttcctcaaATGACCACTTGAGGCCCATTGACTCGATATTATAATGCTAAACTTAGCAGCAGAACTAAACATGTTCACAGCCTGGGCCAATAAACTGTTTTGGCCTCCCTTTCATGACAACTGTACGTAAAATTATACAATTCCCTCGTTTGAATTATATTGAGGCTTTAGATCATGCATTATTAAGGGCTTTGAGTGACAGCTAACCTCGCTGAGTTTCACAGTAGCTCTTCAGAAACGTCAGCGAGGTGAATGTGATGTGGCCagtgggaccttatttcagaaagaaaTTGCAATCAATGTATTAGTCAGTGGCAAAAGAGACAATTTGAACTGTGCAGGGAATGACACATATGTTTGActgtctcaaatatcattttcaAGTCAGGAAAGTTGCACTTTGTCCTAAAAAATAATGAACTATAATGAACAGCCATGTTTGTGCCACCGACACAAACATGGCTGTCACCTCAGCACAGACAAAGTACTAAATAAGGTCAAAATCACAAATCTTTGACTGCTGCGCTTATGTCAGGGGAGAGTTGGTCAGTTACGTGAGGTAGCTAATATGCACGACCGGCTTTACGATGTTTCAGTTATTGGCCTTGGTGAGTGTTAAATGAGGCAGCGTCACAATGTACCGTAGCTGCTGTTGgctagctagctcagttagctgtgcagctagctaTACAGAGGGTGGTCACacagctagcacaggagctttggacagGCTGGAGTtagttggttagcatgctaacttcagtagacatcacTGTAATACAATATGTAGACATCATCacatcaaaactgttgtttcctCACGTTCTGTTCGTATTTTTTGTACGCTTcaaacatattgcaccttttaaaactGTGTCAGTTCATATTCTGCAGCTGCGGCAATAATATTAGTTCACACTCCAGCCAATATGAAgatcataaatacatttctccACCTGTTCCTCTACGTCTCTCACTCACTTTCTCATTTCCATCTCCCCAGGGCTCAATAAAGGACCAGCTGAAAGCCTACGGCGCCCTGACAGAGAAGGTGACCCGGAGATACACCAGGCAGATCCTCCAAGGAGTCTCCTACCTGCACAGCAACATGATTGTACACAGAGACATCAAAGGTAGGAGAAACGGCGAGCTGCAAAGGTCAGGACGGGACTTTTAATTGGATTCATGTCCAGCGAACACTCGCACTCTTTGCGGTCCATCGTGCAGCAACTGTTGCAGACCGACATGACAGATCCATTCATTTTATTCTAGTTGACATTTCCTCCTTTGGTTATTCACCCGTCTACAGAAGgagcctggaaaaaaaaatcgctATTTTGAACTCCCCTGTGAGATATATTAGGCTCCACGCTTGGCGAAATCGGCCAGGCTAAAAATGTTCAACACCGGATGGAAAGGGCTTTTAGCTCGGCTGCCCGCAGCTTTGGGAGTCACTGCTCCGTCCAGTGGCGGCCAAGAAGAGGAAAATGTACCGTCtgctgggggaaaaaagataGTAGGTCTCacaggagagtgtgtgtgggtgggatTTTCCACTTAGAAAATGCTCTTTGTGTGTAATATACGGTGTGTGCTCATCCCGCCACACAAGAGCTCCTCTGTATGTAGAGAAAAGAGCTGTCGGCACACGAGGTTTTTTGGATGGAGCTTGGCATCACAGCTTGTAAAAGTTTCTGTGAATTTAAAGGAGTCGAATACATGGCGCTGATTTATTGGCGAGgtctcacaacacacacataaggGCAGTGGAAACCAATTAAAGAAGTGAGAAGTTGAGAGTAAAGGTCGCCGTTTTTAGTCTCCTTTCTGGAAGGCCTCCATCCTCCAGTGGGTGTGGAGGGTGAGTGGCGAGTGGTGTACATTAGTCACTGATCAAACAAGAGGAGCGCCTGGAGGAAATGGGATAGACACGGCTACAAGTCGGAAAATTACcaaaggagcaggaggaggaggaaataagGGTGTTTGATCCACGTGGAGGAGATGGTTgattcagtgtttcatttaatgGTTTGTAGAGTAAAAGGTGTGCTTTGACGTTTCTATAAATATGTCTGCCAGTGTTCCATCGTCTCACCGGAAAAGttttccctcccccctcctcagGTTGTTCGGTCAGTTTAAGTTCTGGCGTGCGCTCCTCGCAACAGCCGAGCGCATTAACCGCGCCGCCTCGCTATCAAAGTATATCCCTTCAAGGATGTTGACGAGTCCTCGGGAGACTCTTGAATAACTCTGAGCTCATTTTTTGTTTTCGTTCCACCAGGTGCGAACATCCTGCGAGACTCATCAGGGAACGTGAAGCTGGGAGACTTTGGAGCCAGCAAACGTATCCAGACCATCTGCATGTCTGGTACTGGAATCAAGTCCGTCACTGGCACCCCCTACTGGATGAGCCCGGAGGTCATAAACGGGGAGGGATACGGCCGCAAAGCTGATGTGTGGTAAGAAGAATAACATCAGATGGAACTGTAATGAGGCCCAAAGGGGATAAAGGACTGATGCAGcacataaacaaaaatattacagGCACTTTCACAGTGAAAGCAATAAAGGTAGCTGAATAACTGGGCGGTAAAGCAACACAATGTTAACTGTCACCACGACAGCAGCAATGTTGACCTCACAAAGTTAACGGTGTTACTACGAAATAAAACCAGTTGAAGCTGTCACACACATACCAGCCTCCAGGACATGAATTGTGTTTTAAGTTTGGAttacaaaacagaaatactGACATGTAATGGAAAGGCTGGGGAGCATGCATACCTGTAATATATAATGCAATCCACAGCAATAGCCCTGcagtaaatattacattttgccGCAGTccgaaagaaaaaaactgtcacCCTtcaggaaaaagaggaagaaaaagacccaatttaattattttttaggGATTTATTTTGGCCTAAGACACGGCAGATTAGTTTAAACCCACTAAGGAGCATAAAATCCTTCAGTTCATCTGAAAACCTGAAGAATTCCCAAATTGCTTTCATGCTCAAGTTCTTTGACACAGGGCTCAGACAAACGTTCACTGGAAGCTCGGTGAGATTGGACCGTGTCAGAgaacatgaaaaacagtatttcaATTCTTACCTGACCTTGGGAACAGTGGAAAAGTAATCTTTATTTCAGGCTTAAAGCGGTGTTTGACCTCCTGCCACCAACTGCTCCACCATGTTGGATTATAACAgaccactgctgctgttgtttaaaCATAGTGGGTACAATATAGGACAGAGAATAcatctgaaatataaaaatgatgGTGTCTCCCTGCATTCGAAGCACTGTGGCAGTCTAACagcaaaatacatttacagaaaaaagaacagtacttgtgtaaatgtacttaatttcattccatcactgctgatagaaacataaatacatataaacatatcaACCCATTAATCTCCTGGTTCTTGCTGGTCCTCAGGAGTGTCGCCTGCACCGTCGTGGAAATGTTGACCCAGAAACCTCCGTGGGCCGAGTACGAGgccatggcagccatttttaaGATTGCCACCCAGCCTACGAAGCCCATGCTCCCCGACAGCGTGTCCGACGCGGGCAGGGACTTCCTGCGGCAGGTGTTCGTGGAGGAGAAGTGGCGGCCCACTGCGGACGGTCTTCTCAGCCACCCGTTCGTCCAGGGCAGCTTCTGAAGGCCGGCGGACCCCATCTCCCTTCCCCTGCCTGCGAGGCCTTCCACGGGCCCCGgcgccccccctcctctccagcCCGCCCCGTCCCCAGGGCCCAGCATCACTCCAACTTCCTGCCCTGTCATCTATCACCAGTCTCTGCCTTGTCAGGACCCTGCATATCCCAACAGCTAGCTCAACTGGGATTTCTCACGGAGAGGCCAGGCTGATGGCGTCAGACCTCCAGAGTCCTGCGAGGCGTCGCAGTGCTGTTCCCCCCCGGGATGGAACTGATGAGAAAGCACTTAGCGGTCTCACAAGCTACAGACTGCTGTCCTTTTAACAAGAGCAGGACAAGTGACCCAAGTTAGAGTGCTTTCTGGGTCTTTCTGTCATTTTACTGCCGCAGAACAGCGTCTCGGTGTGTCCGGACGCTACGTAATCATGACCGACTGGTGACGTTGACCAAATGTTGGCAGTACTGTAAGTCACTCATCGGCCTAAGTTAGCCGTGAGGGGAAATTAAGATGGTAGAAATATTTTTATACAACGTGCAAAGTCATCCTAGCAAATGAGTTTTTCTACTGTCACCtagaaaaatgtaatgtattatcATCAACGCCTTACAATAAGAATTTGTAAGTAagaatgtcttttttaaaaaaaacatcttgtagGGTTGCGTCACCCTACTTTCATAGCACTCAGAAGCCCATTTAGAAGGATTGTCAACATTGCACTTTTGATATCATGCATCGAAGCGTTTTTTCCAACATGCAGGTTATCAACTGAGGAGATATTTTTCTATTCGAAGCatcttttttatataatttcaTACGGagaattgtgttttgtttgttttttccgatgtaaaggaaaaaaaaaaaagaaccaaacTTTTTTGCATTAGTGTGCAATGTCGATAAAAGCAATACCAACACTACTGTTGGAGTCTGTGACATCCATTCCAGCGTCTCATGCAGCGAGCCTTGGGgtccacaggaaaaaaaaacaaaaaaaaaaacaggtggcCAAAGAATAAGTTGAACCTTTCAACGACGTAAGGCTGAAGTCAATGTGCAGTATTAGTCGTGTTGGATTGTTTGTGTCACCTCAGAGCCCTTATAGCCTTTTTTTCTATGTTATGGCAGCTTCGTGCGCGGTAGACGGCACAGACCAAAATCAGATGCATCGACGTttcattgtgttattatgaAAAGCATTATGAAATTAGGTTGAAGTCTCATCTTCATTTTTTGTTGTATGAATCTAGTCCCCTCTTGCCTTTACTTTGCTTCCCACACTACTAAACGAATGGGTCACTTAAAGGGAGATTCTGGTATTTATTGTTCAACCCGGGCTCCTGTATCTATAGGTTTTGGTGTGTGAATGATTCATACTTTGCTAAAAGTTAGATTCAGTCCGGTAGATCGCGTCAGCTGCAGTGTAACCCCTCAGGGCGACTGCAACCTTCAATTTACGTCCATTAAATAGGGTTCGTTTGACGTTTCTGGTCACAAAACCGATcttgttatttaaaaaacaggTCTGCCTCATCCGCCTCATTTTTCGTAATGCTGTCAGACACTTAGAATAACACCCTCAGCATTACAGTGGCATAAGAAGCATTTGTAGTGGACGTAACTTTGATGGTCTGAGCTGCCCCAAAGGATCACAACGCAGCTGAGACGATCCAAAACTTGTGTTacgtatgaatcatttacacaccaacaCTTGTAAATAAAGAGGCACAGGTTTGCAATGACTGGAATTCCAATTTAATGACCGCTTGACGGCGAATGTCATGAGAGAAAATATTACAAGTCGCCAAAAAAAGGGGGTCAAGGTGGAAAAAGACGGAGCTGAACGCTGAATTCTTTAAAGTGATGAGACGAAACCTAAACCGGGGAGATTGACGTTGAGGTTTAGTGGCTAGCTGTGATGCAGTGGGCGCTTAAGGAAtgatcaaatctttttttttggttttgaccCTTGTCAGTGCCTTATCTGAATCTGCttgtaaacacaaaatgttcacTGCCAAAGCGGAAAAAGCTTCTTGATAAAGGTGAGCAGCCGTTCAGTAGAGAGCACACAACAGGATTTGCTGAAGTTCTTTTAtacggagagaaaaaaaaataaaagattatgCTGTAAATACATATTGTTCTGCACTTTTTGTATGaaatttctttttcattataTACAAATCTATTTGATGAAATAGCTACATTATACAGTAGACTGTACTGTGATTTTAGACAGCAGTGTGTATGATTGTCTCTGAGAGCTGGCAGGCAGCATGAAAAGGCTGGGAGGCTTTCGATTGGGACAGAGTCTGTTTTGTCTTAATGACAAAGCCTTGAAACATGAAATGTATCAAGTCGTTGATCTTTTGTACATTTAACTTAATAAATCCAAGGTCTAAGACTATTTTCCTGTGTG
Coding sequences:
- the map3k22 gene encoding mitogen-activated protein kinase kinase kinase 22, with product MMTVNMDDGLQNGPGQHRNSQDDEEALNSIMKDLAALGRCYTQHNSHKPKNRTLLYKQDLRVKLEHEREKRIIPFQRPLKIKELLQKVTEAFGQQMDMFFMEKELLLPLKTQEDLDQAVLTLGCSTGTNGLLRILLKTPKNNHYLQVNSRDKQSEMRSSRSLGDLKGSLLKGSERVRKHSTGSLHTGRTSPPPGSVPEEQQQIARQGSYTSIHSEGEFIPETHDQNMLDPFGSADNSLSSSCQSIDQALDSPPFSQNNRDNNYLNLNYEYKGRHGKGGTFPRQFQLPNRSKDYGDRRRTLPRSFMPQENLFQLVPSSRTRSYNGDSTLQYSDLRSLGRTADKSCQRGTAKSPRAPVNWRQGKLLGRGAFGEVYLCYDADTGRELAAKQVPFDPDCQETSKEVNALECEIQLLKNLRHERIVQYYGCLRDLEQKKLTIFVEFMPGGSIKDQLKAYGALTEKVTRRYTRQILQGVSYLHSNMIVHRDIKGANILRDSSGNVKLGDFGASKRIQTICMSGTGIKSVTGTPYWMSPEVINGEGYGRKADVWSVACTVVEMLTQKPPWAEYEAMAAIFKIATQPTKPMLPDSVSDAGRDFLRQVFVEEKWRPTADGLLSHPFVQGSF